The window atattaatattatggtgtatagtatttagataatataatacaatagtattAATATCTGCAAAGTTTGGAAGAAGACTATCGGTATAAACCATAtatggtttccacggcaacggACGTCACGTGTCGTCTCATCAAGCTGTCCTTCATTTGGCGGCTACTTGccaactatttgctaggctatatgctacatgctaacgttaactgtcacatcaagacagcagattgacaTCACCGTCAGCTAAATGACGGCTGTTTGCATGGTGGCATCTCCACCACCAACATCTGTTCAACTTGTCGTTATTCTgctttaacacatgaactttgaagacaaagtgttcactgCCCATGTTCACATTTTCAGTATGTTCACAGTTGTTATAATGACTTTAATGTATATGGCTGATCACTTGCaccccaccatgtttgttataatcttttccgtctctgcagccagcctgatttCAGTCCAATCTACTCTCCATCTTAGATCTACAGCCACGTCAAAATACTTCATatgatctaataaaatacaacagttacacaaagaaatccaaccagtgtcatgtgattatagttttttcatctaagcatgttaaaagccaggttaggcctcaagctactgtgtgtgctgcagcagttcagactAATCAGTTCCTTTTAAGGAACTACTGGCTGCATGGGCCTTTTTAGGAGTGACTTATATAAGTAACTTAACTCAAAAGCCAGATTCTGCATTTTCATAGGTTTTGTCAGTTTCAGGTCAAATCAGGGGATTGACCTGTGGAACACAGGGCCCCAAGCTGCACTATGGGAAGATGGCTCTGACCCAATAAGCAATACTACAGGTCACACATGAGAGTTGTTGAACTGCCTATGCCTTTCTACCAGACCACAatcagtgtcagtaaaacataacatctgatgtaaaagagggttacatggcattagtaaggaaagcatgtcattgtgaccatttgcATGATAACCTAAGTTATAAGTTACTTATATAAGTCACTCCTAAAAAGGCCCATGCAGCCAGTAGCTCCTCAAAAGGAACTGATTAGTCTGAACTGCTGCTagcacacacagtagcttgaggcctaacctggcttttaacatcagaatcagaatcgtgttttattgccatgtaagtgaagaggattcacattactaggaatttgccttagtgattggtgcatacataaaacatataataattaacatgaaataagataaaactaagataacaATTAGGTAAATaagataaggtcaagtaaacaaggtaaacaatgtaaactaaaagtaaggtgaacactttgtcttcaaagttcatgtgttaaagcagaaatgtgctccTAGTGTGCAGCTATTTGCATGTTATTGACAACTCACTGACAATAACGACAAGTTGAACAGATGTTGGTGGTGGAGATGCCACCATGCAAACAGCCGTCATTTAGCTGGCGGTGAtgtcaatctgctgtcttgatgtgacagttaacgttagcatgtagcatatagcctcGCAAATAGTTGGCAAGTAGCCACCAAAtaaatgacagcttgatgaggcgacacgtgacgtccgttgccgtggaaaccataTATGGTTTATACCGATAGTCTTCTTCaaaactttgcagatataaatactattgtattataatattatctaaatactatatattaatatgtttacgttgtgattactaccaatatgaagtgcaatttaaatattaatacacaactagaaaacaatatgaacaaacgtgcaccaggcaaaagattgacacGGATAAATATGTGGAAGATTCTCCACGTTACTTCACTACTTTTCGTGTCGGTGCCATgaattcagtgttaacaatccgtgtgtatgtcacgtatttctgtgagatcaggttgaaCAGGCAGTTGTAGCAAATACagaccctttaaaaaaaatagaatatcAAGGAAAAGTTCATTAATTTTCATAATTACATTCAATAAGTTAAACTTTCATAGATTGTAGATTCAAAGCCCACAGTTTAAACGATTtcaagtatttatttgtttacctATTTTGGGCTCCCACTTCATAAAACCTACGAAACcaggaattaaaaaaattagAATAATGTAAAGATATCAGCCCAAATTATGCAGGCCATGGACGTTTTAAACTGAAAGTCACACACTAATCATCTACTGAACTCAAAGCACTTCCACAGATTTCCCCAGGTGTTATTTAATTACTTCAGTTCAATATGGGGAAGACTGCCAACTTGACAACTGGCCAGAAGACCATCATTGATACCCTCCATAGGATGGTAAGGAGGCTGGCTGTTTACAAAGTGCCGTGTCCATGCATATCAATGGAAAGTCTAGTGGAAGGGCAAAATGTGGCAGGAGAACATGCACCAGCACAAGAGATGACTGTGGGCTTCAGCGGATTATCAAACAGGATTCTCTCAGAGAGTACCAGAAAGAGTGGAATGAGGCAGGAGTCACCACAGTCAAACACCAccacattcagacacatcaaGGAGATGGGCTACAACCAAGGAGAAGAAGGACTGGACTGTTGGCCAGTGGCCAAGATCCTCTTTTCAGACGAAAGTAAAGTGTGCCTTTCCTTCGGAAATCAAGGTCCAAGGGTTTGGAGGAAAACAGGTGAGGAACACAACCCAAGCTACTTGAGTGAAGTGTGAAAAATCCACAGTCAGTGATGATTTAGGGTGCAATGTCCATTGCAGTTGTTGGTAAACTCTGCTTTCTCAAATCCAGGCTCACCGCAAAAGCCAGTCAACTCGCCAGACCTAAACCCCATTGAAAATCTCTGGGGTACTCTTAAGGGGAAAATTAGGGACACCAGACCCAAAATCAAAAAAGAGCTGACATCAAGCATCAAGGACATTTGGGCTTCCATAACGCCCAAGCAATGCCACAAGCTGATTGCCTCAATGGCACTGATTAAGGCAAAGGGATTCCCAACCAAGTATTGACATATCACTTAGACATTACCatattttgattgatttgatgtgatcctaatttctttcttttttctgcaaAAACTGAGAAGTAAATGCTGATTTCTTTACAGTATTCTAATTCCTGTTTTGTGGGTTTTATGAGCTGGGAGCCAAAATTCtataaaattaaacaaataaatacttgaAATCGTTTTAAATGTGGGCTCTGAATCTATAATCTATGAAAATTTAACTTTTTCAATGGAATTATGGAAATTAATGAACTTTTCCTTGATATTCTAATTTTTTGGAAAGGGTCTGTAGATGGCTACATTTACAGTGATGACTCCCATCCTTTTTCTTGTCAACATCAGCTGCCTCCCTCTGGTACAAGGTTTAAAACCCCAGGCTGTAGAATAAGTCTCTACAGAAACATCTTTGTTCCAGCAGTAACTCTGTTTCATGATCACACCTAGCCTATGGAAGTCTGTTTATTTTCCCTGTATGTCTTTCTGAGTTCTGCCTTTAATCAGCTCCTTGGAAAACTTTGTCTCTATAATTTGTTTACCTGTATAGTGACAATTGTGGATGCCCCCTCTGTTTaaaccacacaaaacaaccaaccTGTAGGTATTACTATAAGTCACATCAACcttaaaatgatgtcatttgaGACTTTGTAAAACTACATTTATAAACATGTGCTATTCTTGCAGGTCTGAACTTCTGTATACTGACCTTTGCCTTCTTGTCCTTCAGTCCTGGAGGCATTAGAGCTGGGGTGAGGTGTGAGGCAAAGAGCCGTGGAGATGGTCTCAGAGCGTAGTCTTCTCGACCCTCTGTGTACTCCAGCCAGGGCATCTGCTCCAAGTTGTTTGGATATTCATTCAGACCTCCACCCAGCCCACAGATGGAGATGACGATCTGCTGAGTCCATATGGTGCCTGTTAGTACAGAGAGTTATAAGACAGACAGGACAACACTGTAAAGAACACAATGGGAGTTTTCCCTCACTTACCTGACTTTGGATAAGTGACCAGGAAGATGTCGCTGTCTCTTATTTCAAAGTTCTGGAGAGAATCGATGTGCTCAGCCGTTGTCAGCCCGCTGGCAAAGGTGTAGTTTTTATACCTGCAAAGATGATCAGTGATCTGCTCCATGTTAGCTCAATCACACAGACCGGTAAATAAAGAGAAAGCGACGTCACAGGTGCAGCAGGTGGACTCTGGACTTTGTGCATATCACTGGCTGAATCACTGTGTACCAGCCTTTATGTGGGGAAACCCTGCCACCAGCATCGAGTCTGAAATACAACAGTAACTGCAGATACAAAGCAAAACAAGATTTATGAGTAAGAAACTGCAGCACTGCCACTATTTGAAGTGCAGGCAGAAAGTTTGTATGTGTTTAAActgcagaagaaaaataaaagagtcGAATCTTTCTGTTTAACTGATATAAACTAGCTGAGCAAGCGAGTAGAGAGTGAATTTTACAACTAGAGCACATGAGCATTCAGATGCTGCTGCTTAAATACAGCAGGGTTATTGTGCAAGCTctaaagtaaacaaaatatGAACTGTTGGCATCAGATAACTTCACAAGTAAACAGTTATCCGATAGTAACTGTTGTTATGGAGGAAAATGTACATTGCACAAGAGTCTTCATTAACTGGGTTCAGTATAGTAAGTGCACCATTGTAGTTTCTGCAGgtctgaaacaaaacaacaaatctcCTTGCACTGCAGATGGGGTTAATCATTGGTATTTTAAAAAGGTTATAGGGCAGAGTCAGCTATCTTAATCTTAAGGctcgagcaccgagtggtgcgaaggccctattgcaatcattgttttttttttattatttattttgaatgtaCTGTATTATACGTGTGACTATAGATAACAAATAAAGGTGAAAGGCAGGTCTGATATTGAGATTTTAATCTGAATccagaaaaaacaaaattatggtaaaacacattaaaacacatcagTTTCTAGGTAGCATTTTTATCCTTCAAATTCatcttaataataaaatgatataTACTAATATATACTGCATTAAATACAGAAACAAGCATGATTACGTTTTTTAAACTccttttttttagatttctaAGATTAAAGtccaatttaaaaaatatatatttttatagcaGCCTTATTttctcaaatgttttttgtagCGCATACACCTTTATTaagcagacaaacagaacaaagataTTCATGCAGAAAAtagagaaataataaaaaggtAACCTTTAAAATTAACTCCAAACATGAGAGCACATCAGTTAACAGTGCAGCCCTGTCTAAGGCAAAATGAGAGTTTTGTGTAGTGCCATGTGATAATAAACGGAGATCCAAAGGGGaggatggaaacacacacacaggaacacgcCATGGATAAACggacggactaacaagaacaaaggggagcacaggacttaaatacagaagggtaacaagacacaggtgagacacatcagggcggGGCGAGCCatcctaaaggcgggaaacacaaggaagtaaaacacacaggaacacagggggaaacatggactttcaaaataaaacaggacacacaagacaactgcaaacacacagacaaccctgctataccactgagccactgctgcccacaaccAAACCAAAAAGTCAAAATTAATcatgaacaaataaatataataattaaaaataaaactgtgatAAAAAAGTATTGAATTATTAATCTCACAGGCAGCTGAAGGCTCCTCCACATTTGCAGCTTTCTTCTGGTTGTTGACAGTTTCCTCTAGCAAGCGGCGCTGTTTCTCCCACTGACGCTTTATTTACCACTGTGTACCTGATTGCCTTATAGCTTATAGTCGACAGAAAACAAAATTTTGCATTACCAacagtgatttttattttactgtcacATCACAATCATTGAATTAACGACAGAGGTTACCTGTAACTGTCACATAAATATGTTTAGTGAAAGATTTTGAAGTTtatgttaaatgtgttaaaacataagaagaagaaataattaTTTAGTTAAAATGAACTActgtttaattttcttctttatttgaatgtttatttacaaagcAAAAAAGCAGATGTCACATAGCCGGAAGTTAATTTGCACCAAGGAATTATGGGTATGCTAACATGAATGCAATGTGATGCACGTTCTGAGAGAAAGCAAATTCTACATGTGGTTCGACAGGCACACAcggtaaatgtttattttatttgttgtgcaCGTTATTTTCTGTCAGTATCTTTGTGTTACATGTTTATGACAAATTCATTGTGTAGCTATTTGCTAGATGCCAACGAGCTTTGGACTTCTAACTATGGACATTTTCATTTGGAATTAACATGAACTGCAGAgcagtttgtttattgtttgtattttatttaatagtttTCACGGTGTCACAGACGGTGTCGGGTGTTTTGAGGAGAGTGGAATAAAACCCCTAAAAAGACATCTGTACGATGCGTGGCCAATATTTATTCGAACCAGTGTAGCTACATTACCTTTTACTGCTGTTGGATTGGATGCAGCCCTCTATACTCTCCTTCAACTCAGGGACTGTTACTTTGAAAAAACCATCTGGTTTGATTccctaaaggctgttccatactccgtgagacaaagagcagagaacgcgctccacgggtggtaagagattaaaaaaaaggtcttttccacactgaggtaccatactccgcgagacgtgtgtgtgcagaactcctcatacgtcACACACCAAAaaggaacaacatcacacacagcccacctccagtgtttgtgaacagaggaaggtacagcagctgacgttatggattttgcagctttgttaagGGAGATGGACGAGGAGGCGAACATgcataaagaggaagaagaagaagaggagttgttGCTGCTATTCACGGAGACTGCGAGAAAAAGGCAACGTAGATGGCACGTCCGGCCACTCAATGCAACGAGAATCGAGCAGGGAGAGTACAGAGTCCTGGTGCAACAGATGCGGGAGATATATTAGCTTATATATTAGCTTCTGGGAGCTCACAGGCCAGTGTCGCTGCCAGCTACAAATTGGGACTGACAACAGTTTGTAATATTGTTTCCGAAGTGACCAAGGCCATCTGGCTTGCCCTGCAGAACGAGTTTGTGGCTTTTCCATCACCGGCACAGATGGCATAGCTGTGGACTTTTGGAGGCTGTGGAATTTTCCTAATTGTGTTGGGGCTATAGATGGAAAACAcgtgaaaatcaaagcaccaccaagagcaggaagtgactACTTTAATTACAAAGGTCAGCACTCCATTGttttgttggctgtgtgtgacGCGCGATATAGATTTACCATGGTCGACGTGGGTGCCTATGgcaaagagagagatggaggagttTTTGATCAGAGCAACTTTGGGTCCGCTCTCAAGAATGGCCAGCTTCCTTTACCACCACCTGCTTGTCCTCCCGGCACGACCATCAAGACTCCACAGGTTCCTGCTTGTGAACCTCTCGCGTCCCTTTCCAGGTATGTGTCTCTCTATGCAGTAAATGAAACGTGATAGTAACGGTAAACAATAATCGCTGATTATAATCTTTGTGTATCTGCTTAGATCGCAACCTTACGATGAAGGAGCGGATCTACAATTACCGCCACTGCCATGCCCGGCGAGTTATTGAAATGCATTTTGCATCCTAGCAGCAAGATGGAGAATACTTGGTCGGCGGATGGAGTGCCAGCCTGATAAGGCCGGGGATATTGTCAAGGCCAGTGTTGCCCTCCACAACTACCTTGCCTGCACAGACGCAGCAAATGCTCCAGCAGTGAGATACCTCCCGGCAAACTTTGCCGACTCGACTTCTGCTAATGGGGAGATGCTGcggggagagtggaggagacagGTGGAAGCAGACTGCAATCTCCAGGACACAGGGAGACTGTCAGGAGCCAGAGCATCCCGGGCAGCccaaactataaggaaagactttactgagttttttaacacaccacaaggacttgtgccatggcaagagggcattatacagagagggtgcctgcaacagcgtgagatgtccagTGATGTGTTGTGAAAATGTACCAtcaaaagtaacaatagcaaagattcacaGTTTGTGCTAAtgtttatgaccacatttgcacatctactgtgttccaatgttgcTAATCATGTAAATTGTGTAGCCTACAGATGTTGTTAATGaccctattatgcccgggtatatAGGAGTATAAAGTGCCCATATAGACTGATAATAGAcggtcaccatctggtatgtgtgaatggctgtctggagttattggtgacaaatcaccctgactagcctttctttctttaattgctcatcatgcaaaaccagtatggtcttataaaatgcaaagatgcactttggtactgaaaacacacatttattcataaAAAATGGGGGGGCATACAGAGACTACCAGCACACATGAATGATAACATTCTAAATTGCAGCATTGTCTTGTTCAACCTCTAGCTCAGTTTCATACATGAGGTTCTGCAACTGCTTCTTGAATTTCCTGAGCGCATGTGGTGGCAGTGTCCTCATAAAATTGGCAACATGAAGCACATATCTGCCACAGGGGTCCGTCAACTGCTGTGTGGTGTCACTTCTCATCTGTCCCGCCTGCAGCATCACTTCTTCCTTTTCTGCCCTTCTTTTATCCAGGATTGCAAGAGCACCTTCAAAATCCAGACACGACTGGTTGACTCGCTTCCTCCTTGTTGGCCATGGAATTTTGAGGATTGTGAACTATAGTCTTGATCTGGTCCAGGGGTATTTTTGTAATACATAGTGCAGTGCATCATTGTTGGTGGCATCTGTTTTCCTGGATGCGGGGTGGCCTCTCGTGCTTTTTTGAGCAGTTCATCACCTATGTGGGGTGAGTCTATGTCTAGTGCCCAATGGTAATGTGGAGCACCGGAGGCCATTACTGCATTTTGATTGGTCTCAGGAAAAATTTCTGCTTTCATTCTGAGCGGAGTAGAGACTATGCAGATGCAATGCAATTTATGCATCACATCTCGTCCTAATAAGTTTACAGGACAACTTCTATCTACTATAATAGTTCATGTGGTGGTGTTCTGTTTCAACATCCTCAATATCCAATGGTTGGGATTCTGTTTGTCTAGTTAAGTGTCCTGTTGCCGATTATATGAACAGAAAATTTTTTGATGCTTTATACTGAGGTGGTGGTTCAGTCAGTACAGTACGATCTGCTCCAgagtcacataaacatgtgtccACCAATTTTAATTTCTATGTACGGGGTATGTGAATCATCACAGTCAGCTAACAACTGCTGAATATTAAACACACATCCCTCTTCTATCTCATCAGCTGATGTGGCCTGTGTGGGTGCTAGTCACGcttcttgttttttgtgttcATCTCGCTTCTTACTTCTGCAAGTGCGTGCATAATGACCCCAATACCAGCATGTGTCATCTCCAGGTTGCGGGTAATTCTGGCGAGAATTGAAACCACCTCTGCTactccctcttcctctgcccCGGCCATGACCTCTCTGTTGTGGTTGAAAGCGTGCAAAAGCCACCATGCTTTCGTCTGTGTCAGTGGAAAATAGCACttgtgttctttttcttctgattatgatcatgtgcatgtgtggcccATTGTATGGCCTCTTCTGCAGTGCCAGTGTTTTGTGTCGTTGCAAGTTCCTGATATACTGTCTCTTTAATTGTTGTTGGAAGACAGTGTTAGGATCCGCTTCTACAGGCAGGTTAGAGTGCCGTGTAAAAATGGGGAGGAAGCGATCCATAAACTGGCGAGTTGTCTCGtcgtctttttgttttttgtctgtaatTTGGCTGTAATTTCCTCTTTGTACCAGAGCATCACGGACCCTGTCATACAAAGGGTTTAGTTGGTCAGTCAAATTGGGGCTGTTGAATCTAATACATTGTCCGTGTGCATTGCAGCCATTTAAGTCGCCTCTAACACGATAATATTGACTACCCAAAATTAATCCTAACATTCTGTGCATTTCCAGTCCATTCAGATGGAAACTCATTCTGACGCCTTCCACAGTGTCTCGCCATGGTTGGTGGCCTTCCTGGATTGGAGGCACTCCTTCGCATGCTTTATGCATGTCGGAGTGAGTCCATGGTCTGAACACTAAAATAGTTGGATCTGTGCCTTCGCCCACTTGGGGATTAGCTACTTCCAACATGGGGCAGTTTAGACTTGGTTCACACTCTGACTCACAGTCATCGTCATCGGtccagtcagtgtttgtgtcagtgtcagtgtcagtctgTCCCGCATTTCGGGGACAGAATTTTCGCTCTATGGCGTGCATTTCTTTTTGTAAGGCTGCATAAGTCggaactttatttttgtttttatttttgtttttcagcctATCGCTCCTTCTTACGCCTGTTCTACTTGTTTGGGGACTGAATACTTCAGTAGTTTTATCTATTTTTATCAGTCCCTTCTTTCCTACCGTACGTAGGAAGGTCGTTGGTGTCATTGGATCagattagtttttttcttttttggtctttttactTGCGGTTGGTGTTTCTTCATCAGTCTTTACCATACTTGCTAAAACTTTCTGCCTATGTTCCTCTTTTTCCTTTCGTTTTACATCACGCATCTTACTCTGTGTTAACCATTCATCACTTTTCTGAGCCTGCGATTTCAACTTATCCTTatccttctgttttttctttttgattatGTCAAATTTGAGTTTTGTTTGCAGTTCCAGGATATCAGTCGTCACTAATTTTCCTGGAAAGCCATATTTTTGGAGCCCAGTTTATGCAATTCCATAAACTTTACATCACCCGTCAAGCGGATGGTTTACTCTGAGTTTTTCCCATTTTTTGTTACTAGTCCTTTGTGACAGTCTCTAGTATTAGTGGTAGTCGTGGGCCACCAACACGGCCCCTTCAGGATTTGGAAGCTAAATCGCTGCAGCAACTTCAGCTTCAGCGGATGGAACCTGCGCAGGTACCTGTACAGGGAGAGTGAGATCCCAGAAGTCAAATGAGTTGGCACGGGAAAATTCAGAAATAGAAGTTCCATGGGAGTTTTTAAAAGAGGCATCTGGGAACTAAAATGAGTTTTCTTTCTCCATCACCAGTATAGTGCATTTGTT of the Parambassis ranga chromosome 8, fParRan2.1, whole genome shotgun sequence genome contains:
- the LOC114439606 gene encoding uncharacterized protein LOC114439606, which encodes MGKTANLTTGQKTIIDTLHRMVRRLAVYKVPCPCISMESLVEGQNVAGEHAPAQEMTVGFSGLSNRILSESTRKSGMRQESPQSNTTTFRHIKEMGYNQGEEGLDCWPVAKILFSDESKVCLSFGNQGPRVWRKTGSPQKPVNSPDLNPIENLWGTLKGKIRDTRPKIKKELTSSIKDIWASITPKQCHKLIASMALIKAKGFPTKY